The uncultured Roseibium sp. genome contains a region encoding:
- the ftsW gene encoding putative lipid II flippase FtsW translates to MVSRADRSRFAEWFWTVDHYLLAAFFLLMVGGVVLSFAASPPVAERIGVETFFFVKRQALFLGPALAIMLAASLMSPRMVRRAALLIFIASVVMLIATLFIGLEVKGSRRWISFLGFSIQPSEFLKPAFVVLVSFLLSESGRRREVPGVLFAILLYVICAALLIAQPDFGQTMLLGAVWAGLFFLNGLPWFLIAGLGVIGVMGLAAAYVFLPHVTARVDRFMDPTSGDTYQIDTAMDSFLSGGWFGRGPGEGTVKRILPDSHTDFVFAVVAEEFGIIVCLAMVAVFAFIVIRGLNHASKDQDAFGRLATAGLTVLFGLQASINLAVNLNLMPPKGMTLPFISYGGSSLLSSALTAGALLALTRRRPRPTRGEPVTVSRLSPSSLM, encoded by the coding sequence ATGGTCAGCCGTGCGGATCGCAGCCGCTTCGCGGAATGGTTCTGGACCGTGGATCACTATCTGCTTGCCGCCTTTTTTCTGCTCATGGTTGGTGGTGTGGTCCTGTCCTTTGCGGCAAGCCCGCCGGTGGCGGAGCGGATCGGCGTCGAGACCTTCTTTTTCGTCAAGCGTCAGGCGCTGTTCCTGGGGCCGGCACTTGCCATCATGCTGGCCGCGTCGCTGATGTCGCCGCGCATGGTCCGTCGGGCGGCGCTTCTGATCTTTATCGCCTCGGTGGTGATGTTGATCGCCACGTTGTTTATCGGTCTTGAGGTCAAAGGGTCGAGGCGCTGGATTTCGTTTCTTGGCTTTTCGATCCAGCCATCGGAGTTCCTTAAGCCGGCATTCGTCGTCCTTGTCTCCTTCCTGTTGTCGGAAAGTGGGCGCAGGCGGGAGGTTCCGGGCGTTCTGTTCGCCATTCTGCTTTACGTTATCTGCGCGGCGCTTCTGATCGCCCAGCCGGATTTCGGTCAGACCATGCTGCTGGGAGCGGTCTGGGCCGGTCTGTTCTTTCTGAACGGCCTGCCGTGGTTTCTGATTGCCGGGCTCGGCGTGATCGGCGTCATGGGTCTTGCGGCGGCCTATGTGTTCCTGCCGCATGTGACCGCCCGCGTGGACCGGTTCATGGACCCCACTTCCGGTGACACCTACCAGATCGACACGGCAATGGATTCGTTCCTGTCCGGCGGCTGGTTCGGTCGGGGCCCCGGGGAAGGGACCGTGAAACGGATCCTGCCCGATAGTCATACGGATTTCGTCTTCGCCGTGGTGGCCGAGGAATTCGGCATCATCGTCTGTCTGGCGATGGTCGCGGTCTTCGCCTTTATCGTCATTCGCGGGCTCAATCACGCCAGCAAGGACCAGGATGCCTTCGGCCGGCTGGCAACGGCCGGGCTTACGGTCCTGTTCGGGCTGCAGGCGTCGATCAATCTGGCGGTGAACCTCAACCTGATGCCGCCGAAGGGGATGACCTTGCCGTTCATTTCCTATGGCGGCTCGTCGCTGCTGTCGTCGGCCTTGACCGCGGGCGCATTGCTGGCGCTGACACGGCGCAGACCGCGGCCAACCCGTGGCGAGCCCGTGACGGTCAGCCGCCTTTCGCCTTCCAGCCTCATGTGA
- the murG gene encoding undecaprenyldiphospho-muramoylpentapeptide beta-N-acetylglucosaminyltransferase — MSKTILLTAGGTGGHLFPAQALASELGRRGWTVELATDERADRYGQAFPARKVHIIASETVRGKSPVALAKTAFSLLRGTLQARGVIKQLKPAAVIGFGGYPTFPPMFAARLTGTPSILHEANGVMGRANRMLAKGATAIATSVPLSGLPADLAAKVVETGNPVRDAVIEAAGRPYEPPAPDGPFHLLVFGGSQGARFFSDLMPEALKHVSDELRGRLKLVQQCRPEDLERVETAYQALGIDAELHAFFQDMPERIAASHLVVCRAGASSVSELTVLGRPSILVPLPHALDQDQSANARGLEAAGGAWPIPQIELTPERMAQELERLSRAPEMLARAASGALGQGKPDAVARLADLVERIAEKKKLEAGDGA; from the coding sequence ATGAGTAAAACCATTCTTCTTACGGCAGGCGGTACGGGCGGGCATTTGTTCCCGGCCCAGGCGCTGGCGAGCGAACTCGGTCGGCGCGGCTGGACGGTGGAACTTGCCACCGACGAGCGGGCCGATCGCTATGGCCAGGCCTTCCCGGCTCGCAAGGTTCACATCATCGCGTCCGAAACTGTGCGCGGGAAGTCGCCGGTGGCGCTTGCGAAAACCGCCTTCAGCCTGCTGCGCGGTACCCTGCAGGCCCGCGGTGTCATCAAGCAACTCAAGCCGGCCGCCGTGATCGGGTTCGGGGGCTATCCGACGTTTCCGCCTATGTTTGCCGCGCGGCTGACCGGGACGCCGTCCATCCTGCACGAGGCCAATGGTGTCATGGGGCGGGCGAACAGGATGCTCGCCAAGGGCGCGACCGCGATTGCCACCAGCGTCCCGCTGAGCGGATTGCCGGCCGATCTCGCCGCCAAGGTGGTCGAGACCGGCAATCCCGTGCGCGATGCGGTGATCGAAGCCGCCGGCCGGCCTTACGAGCCGCCAGCGCCGGATGGGCCTTTTCATCTGCTCGTTTTCGGCGGGTCGCAGGGCGCGCGGTTTTTCTCCGATCTGATGCCGGAAGCCCTGAAGCATGTGTCCGATGAGCTGCGCGGACGGCTCAAATTGGTCCAGCAATGCCGGCCGGAGGATCTGGAGCGGGTCGAAACCGCTTATCAGGCCCTCGGGATCGATGCCGAGCTCCATGCGTTCTTCCAGGACATGCCGGAGCGGATCGCGGCATCGCATCTGGTGGTCTGCCGCGCGGGCGCATCGTCCGTCAGCGAACTGACGGTTCTGGGGCGGCCATCCATTCTGGTTCCTTTGCCGCATGCGCTCGATCAGGATCAAAGCGCCAATGCCCGGGGGCTGGAAGCCGCCGGAGGGGCCTGGCCGATCCCCCAGATCGAGCTGACGCCGGAACGCATGGCACAGGAACTGGAGCGGCTGTCCCGCGCGCCGGAGATGCTGGCGCGTGCGGCATCGGGCGCGCTCGGGCAGGGCAAGCCGGATGCTGTCGCACGGCTTGCGGACCTGGTGGAACGGATCGCCGAAAAGAAAAAACTTGAAGCAGGAGACGGCGCATGA
- the murC gene encoding UDP-N-acetylmuramate--L-alanine ligase, which yields MKMPQDIGPVHFVGIGGIGMSGIAEVLKTLGYEVQGSDMADNANVKRLRDHGIKVSVGHAAENLGDAEVLVVSSAIKPDNPELVAAREKLIPVVRRAEMLAELMRFKQAIAVGGTHGKTTTTSMIAALLDAGNLDPTVINGGIINAYGTNARMGQGDWMVVEADESDGTFVKLPADIAVVTNIDPEHLDHYGDFAGVRAAFRQFVENVPFYGFAVMCLDHPEVQTLIGQIEDRRIVTYGSNPQADVRFSDVDMGGGKSTFSVAIRDRRSDSVTELDGLVLPMPGLHNVSNATAAIAVASQLGVKPEDLRKGLAAFGGVKRRFTHTGSVNGIEIFDDYGHHPVEIRAVLHAARESTKGKVVAIVQPHRYTRLKSLFDEFSSCFNDADSVIVAPVYPAGEQPIEGASHLDLVSGLKTRGHRSARAIDNPDELAKLVAEIAEPGDYVVFLGAGNITQWAYALPDQLKQQLGGSV from the coding sequence ATGAAGATGCCGCAGGATATCGGCCCGGTGCATTTCGTCGGCATCGGAGGGATCGGGATGAGCGGCATCGCGGAGGTGTTGAAGACGCTCGGCTATGAGGTCCAGGGTTCCGACATGGCCGACAACGCCAATGTGAAGCGTCTGCGCGACCACGGTATCAAGGTGAGCGTCGGACATGCGGCGGAAAACCTGGGTGATGCGGAAGTGCTCGTGGTGTCCTCTGCGATCAAACCGGATAATCCGGAACTGGTCGCTGCGCGTGAAAAACTGATCCCGGTGGTCCGGCGTGCCGAGATGCTGGCCGAACTGATGCGTTTCAAGCAGGCGATTGCGGTCGGCGGAACCCACGGCAAGACGACGACCACATCGATGATTGCGGCCCTGCTCGATGCCGGCAATCTCGATCCGACCGTCATCAATGGCGGCATCATCAACGCTTACGGCACCAATGCACGCATGGGGCAGGGCGATTGGATGGTCGTGGAGGCGGACGAGAGCGACGGCACCTTCGTCAAGCTGCCCGCCGATATCGCCGTGGTGACGAACATCGATCCGGAACATCTCGATCATTATGGCGACTTCGCCGGCGTGCGTGCCGCTTTCCGCCAGTTCGTGGAAAACGTTCCCTTTTACGGTTTTGCGGTCATGTGTCTCGACCATCCGGAAGTACAGACGCTGATCGGCCAGATCGAGGACAGGCGGATCGTGACTTACGGTTCCAATCCGCAGGCCGATGTCCGTTTCAGCGATGTCGATATGGGCGGCGGCAAATCGACGTTTTCCGTCGCGATCCGTGACCGCAGGAGCGACAGCGTGACGGAACTCGACGGTCTGGTGCTGCCCATGCCCGGCCTGCACAACGTTTCCAATGCGACGGCGGCGATCGCCGTGGCCTCGCAATTAGGCGTCAAGCCGGAAGACCTGCGCAAGGGTCTCGCCGCCTTCGGCGGGGTCAAGCGCCGCTTCACCCATACCGGTTCGGTCAACGGCATCGAGATCTTCGACGATTACGGTCATCACCCGGTGGAAATCCGCGCCGTGCTTCATGCCGCCCGCGAATCCACCAAGGGCAAGGTCGTCGCGATCGTTCAGCCGCACCGCTATACCCGGCTGAAGAGCCTGTTCGACGAGTTTTCCAGCTGCTTCAACGATGCCGACAGCGTCATCGTGGCGCCGGTCTATCCGGCCGGTGAACAGCCGATCGAAGGGGCCAGCCATCTGGACCTGGTGTCCGGCCTGAAAACCCGTGGTCACCGGTCCGCACGGGCGATCGACAATCCGGACGAGCTGGCGAAGCTGGTCGCGGAAATCGCCGAGCCGGGCGACTATGTCGTGTTCCTGGGGGCGGGCAACATCACGCAATGGGCCTATGCACTCCCCGATCAGCTGAAGCAGCAGCTCGGAGGTTCGGTGTGA
- the murB gene encoding UDP-N-acetylmuramate dehydrogenase gives MSFPDLLEIHPDLAEGIRGKLTANQPLSAVTWFRVGGPAQLMFQPADEDDLAAFLKKLPDDVPVLPVGLGSNLLIRDGGLKGVVIRLSAKGFGTVEEIGDNRLRAGAAVPDKRLAEAAAKAGLGGFAFYTGIPGGLGGALRMNAGAHGTETRERMVELIAIDRQGNRHVLTNADMGYAYRNSSASKDLIFTEAVFEGTPADEADIRKDMEDVVAHRERAQPIREKTGGSTFKNPEGSSAWKVIDAAGCRGLTIGGAQMSELHCNFMINTSNATGHDLELLGETVRARVLEHSGVRLEWEIKRLGEFGPEGVIAPFLGKLEEAC, from the coding sequence GTGAGTTTTCCCGATCTCCTGGAAATCCATCCGGATCTGGCGGAGGGCATACGCGGCAAGCTGACGGCGAATCAGCCGCTTTCGGCTGTCACCTGGTTCCGGGTCGGCGGTCCGGCCCAGCTGATGTTCCAGCCGGCCGACGAAGACGATTTGGCCGCCTTTCTGAAGAAGCTTCCAGACGACGTTCCGGTGCTGCCGGTTGGCCTCGGTTCCAATCTGCTGATCCGGGACGGCGGACTCAAAGGCGTGGTTATCCGTCTGAGTGCCAAGGGTTTCGGAACAGTCGAGGAAATCGGCGACAACCGACTTCGTGCCGGTGCGGCGGTGCCCGACAAGCGTCTGGCGGAAGCCGCGGCGAAGGCGGGACTGGGCGGATTTGCATTTTACACCGGGATCCCTGGTGGTCTGGGCGGGGCACTGCGCATGAATGCCGGCGCACACGGCACGGAAACCCGCGAGCGCATGGTGGAACTGATCGCCATTGACCGTCAGGGCAACCGCCATGTCCTGACGAATGCGGATATGGGCTACGCCTATCGCAATTCTTCCGCTTCGAAAGACCTGATCTTCACCGAAGCGGTGTTCGAGGGCACGCCCGCCGACGAGGCGGACATCCGCAAGGATATGGAAGACGTCGTTGCGCACCGCGAACGGGCGCAGCCGATCCGGGAAAAGACGGGCGGCTCCACCTTCAAGAACCCGGAAGGCTCTTCCGCATGGAAGGTGATAGATGCCGCCGGCTGCCGAGGATTGACCATCGGTGGTGCGCAGATGTCGGAACTGCACTGCAATTTCATGATCAACACCAGCAACGCCACGGGACACGATCTTGAGCTTCTGGGCGAAACGGTCCGGGCGCGGGTTCTGGAGCATTCCGGCGTCCGGCTGGAATGGGAAATCAAGCGACTTGGGGAATTCGGTCCCGAAGGCGTGATCGCGCCGTTCCTGGGCAAACTTGAGGAGGCCTGCTGA
- a CDS encoding D-alanine--D-alanine ligase — MAQKHVAVLMGGWVSERPVSLSTGRECVKALKEAGYKVTEIDIDRNVAAVLKEVAPDVAFNALHGPFGEDGCIQGILEVMGIPYTHSGVMASALAMNKVKAKAVMAAAGVPVTEHCIVNRHEVGREHPMKPPYVIKPINEGSSFGVLIVKEDQDYPPQELTRDDWPYPDVLMCERFIAGRELTCAVMGDRALGVIDIVPVGHGFYDYDAKYLEGGSKHILPAKISPIVYQKIQTLTLEAHQSLGCRGVSRADFRFDEREDGTGELICLEVNTQPGMTPTSLVPDMAAHEGMSFKDLVSWMVEDASCCR, encoded by the coding sequence ATGGCACAAAAACACGTTGCGGTTCTCATGGGCGGCTGGGTCAGCGAACGGCCGGTCAGCCTTTCGACAGGACGCGAATGCGTCAAGGCCCTGAAAGAGGCGGGCTACAAGGTCACCGAGATCGATATCGACCGCAATGTGGCTGCCGTTCTGAAAGAGGTCGCGCCCGATGTCGCCTTCAACGCGCTGCACGGGCCTTTCGGCGAAGACGGCTGTATCCAGGGCATTCTGGAGGTGATGGGTATTCCTTATACCCATTCGGGCGTGATGGCCTCCGCGCTTGCCATGAACAAGGTCAAGGCGAAGGCAGTGATGGCGGCCGCCGGAGTTCCTGTGACCGAACACTGCATTGTGAACCGGCACGAGGTTGGCCGCGAACATCCGATGAAGCCGCCTTACGTAATCAAGCCGATCAACGAGGGGTCGAGTTTCGGCGTGCTGATCGTGAAGGAGGACCAGGACTATCCGCCGCAGGAGCTGACCCGCGACGATTGGCCCTATCCGGACGTTTTGATGTGTGAACGGTTCATCGCGGGGCGGGAACTGACCTGCGCGGTCATGGGCGACCGGGCCTTGGGGGTCATCGACATCGTTCCGGTCGGTCACGGTTTTTACGATTATGATGCGAAATATCTGGAAGGAGGCTCGAAACACATCCTTCCTGCAAAAATTTCACCGATTGTTTACCAAAAAATACAGACACTGACACTCGAGGCTCATCAGTCTCTCGGCTGTCGCGGTGTGTCCCGCGCGGATTTCCGCTTCGATGAACGAGAAGACGGTACCGGCGAACTGATTTGCCTCGAAGTGAACACGCAGCCAGGCATGACGCCGACCTCTCTTGTGCCCGATATGGCGGCCCATGAGGGGATGAGTTTCAAGGACCTGGTCAGTTGGATGGTAGAGGACGCAAGTTGCTGTCGTTAA
- a CDS encoding cell division protein FtsQ/DivIB — protein sequence MEAELAPRGRGVARLHRQPVWRAAGRLAELPRWTGSAAALGFLSLTITYGIILGGYGREVSDALLSAVGFEIEAVKLSGQRETNEFQILEALEIQEGSSLALFDADAARKRLSDIAWVKNASVMKLYPGTIQVNLEERVPYALWQRGDVVSIINEAGDVITDDVDGRYANLLLVVNHGAQHRAKEIITALEDVPGLRSRVRAAFLVGERRWDLMLENGISIRLPEEHMDVALADVVAMDEQNGLLSRDIIAVDVRLADRVVVRLSDEALERRKEQGKGRGQVASARGHNT from the coding sequence ATGGAAGCCGAGTTGGCTCCGCGGGGGCGTGGCGTCGCACGCCTGCATCGCCAGCCCGTGTGGCGGGCCGCCGGCCGCCTTGCGGAATTGCCGCGCTGGACCGGGTCCGCGGCGGCTCTGGGCTTCCTAAGCCTCACCATTACCTACGGCATCATCCTCGGCGGCTACGGCCGGGAGGTGTCCGATGCGCTTCTGTCGGCTGTCGGTTTCGAAATCGAGGCGGTCAAGTTGTCCGGTCAGCGCGAAACCAACGAATTCCAGATCCTGGAAGCGCTGGAAATCCAGGAAGGCTCCTCGCTGGCCCTGTTCGATGCGGATGCCGCCAGGAAGCGCCTGAGCGATATCGCCTGGGTGAAGAACGCTTCGGTGATGAAGCTCTATCCGGGAACGATCCAGGTCAACCTGGAGGAACGCGTCCCTTACGCGCTGTGGCAGCGCGGCGATGTGGTCTCGATCATCAACGAGGCCGGGGACGTGATCACCGATGATGTCGACGGCCGCTATGCCAATCTGCTGCTGGTCGTGAACCACGGTGCTCAGCACCGTGCCAAGGAAATCATAACCGCCCTGGAAGACGTGCCGGGACTGCGCTCGCGGGTCCGGGCGGCCTTTCTGGTCGGTGAAAGACGTTGGGACCTGATGCTGGAAAACGGCATTTCCATCCGTTTGCCGGAAGAACACATGGATGTGGCTCTCGCCGACGTCGTGGCCATGGATGAGCAGAACGGTCTGCTGTCCCGCGACATCATCGCGGTGGATGTGCGACTGGCGGACCGGGTCGTCGTCCGGCTTTCCGACGAGGCCCTGGAACGGCGCAAGGAACAGGGCAAGGGACGCGGTCAGGTGGCTTCGGCCCGGGGGCACAACACATGA
- the ftsA gene encoding cell division protein FtsA codes for MKKSRSNLYLPRMRPLPGRRAVVMSVLDVGSTKICCLIAKLTPRDEGSILSGRSHAVEVLGYGYQRSRGIKSGVVVDMDAAEHAIRLAVDSAERMAGVTVESLIANVSCGRLKSEIFSAEVPLAGESVTEADIQRVLSAGSSHSVTEGRAVTHALPISYSLDGNRGMRDPRGMMGHKLGVDMQVVTAEVPPVRNLELCINRGHLHVETLVATPFASGLSTLVDDETELGVACIDMGGGTTTLSVFVEGQMVHLDAIAVGGHHVTTDIARAFATRLQDAERLKTLHGSPIVSSSDDRDMLTVPPLEGDGDLPNQIPRSALTRVIRPRVEEILELVRDRLTASGFAGRVGKQIVLTGGASQLTGLSEVARRVLGRNVRLGRPLGVAGLPEAAKGPAFATAVGLLIYPQVSQIEQFEHKNRRTGWGGQSGYLARVGQWIRESF; via the coding sequence ATGAAGAAGTCCCGGTCCAACCTTTATCTGCCGCGTATGCGCCCCCTGCCGGGCCGCCGCGCCGTCGTGATGTCCGTTCTCGACGTCGGCTCGACCAAGATCTGCTGCCTGATCGCCAAGCTGACGCCGCGCGATGAGGGGTCGATCCTGTCCGGCCGGTCCCATGCGGTCGAGGTGCTCGGCTACGGTTACCAGCGCTCGCGCGGGATCAAGTCCGGTGTCGTCGTCGACATGGATGCCGCCGAACATGCCATCCGACTGGCCGTGGATTCAGCTGAGCGCATGGCCGGCGTCACCGTCGAATCGCTGATCGCCAACGTGAGCTGCGGCAGGCTGAAGAGCGAGATCTTCTCCGCCGAGGTGCCGCTTGCCGGTGAATCGGTCACGGAAGCCGATATCCAGCGGGTGCTGTCGGCCGGATCGTCCCATTCGGTGACCGAGGGCCGGGCCGTGACCCACGCCCTTCCGATCTCCTATTCGCTCGACGGCAACCGGGGCATGCGCGATCCGCGCGGCATGATGGGGCACAAGCTCGGTGTCGATATGCAGGTGGTCACCGCCGAGGTGCCGCCCGTGCGCAATCTGGAACTGTGTATCAACCGCGGGCACCTGCATGTGGAGACGTTGGTCGCCACACCGTTCGCCAGCGGCCTGTCGACGCTCGTCGACGATGAAACCGAACTTGGCGTCGCCTGTATCGACATGGGTGGCGGAACGACGACGCTTTCGGTGTTCGTCGAGGGGCAGATGGTTCACCTGGATGCGATCGCCGTCGGCGGGCATCACGTGACCACGGATATCGCTAGGGCTTTCGCCACGCGCCTGCAGGATGCGGAGCGGCTGAAGACCCTGCATGGATCGCCGATCGTCAGCAGCTCTGACGACCGGGACATGCTCACGGTCCCGCCGCTGGAAGGCGACGGCGATCTGCCAAATCAGATCCCCCGCTCGGCGCTGACACGTGTCATTCGCCCGCGGGTGGAGGAAATCCTCGAACTCGTGCGTGATCGTCTGACGGCCTCCGGCTTTGCCGGACGTGTCGGCAAACAGATCGTGCTGACCGGCGGAGCCAGTCAGCTCACGGGTTTGAGTGAAGTTGCGCGCCGGGTCCTGGGGCGTAACGTTCGTCTGGGCCGGCCACTCGGCGTCGCCGGCCTTCCTGAAGCCGCGAAAGGACCGGCATTCGCTACGGCGGTCGGTCTTCTCATCTATCCCCAGGTCTCACAGATCGAGCAGTTCGAGCACAAGAACCGCCGTACTGGCTGGGGGGGACAATCTGGTTATCTGGCCCGCGTGGGCCAGTGGATCAGGGAAAGTTTCTGA
- the ftsZ gene encoding cell division protein FtsZ: protein MTINLKMPDIQELKPRITVFGVGGAGGNAVNNMITAGLQGCDFVVANTDAQALAMNHSERLVQMGVAVTEGLGAGSQPEVGSAAAEEVIDEINDHLSGSHMVFITAGMGGGTGTGAAPVIARAAREQGILTVGVVTKPFQFEGARRMRIADSGIEDLQKNVDTLIVIPNQNLFRIANAQTTFADAFAMADQVLYSGVACITDLMVKEGLINLDFADVRSVMRGMGKAMMGTGEASGEKRAQQAAEAAIANPLLDESSMKGARGLLISITGGNDLTLFEVDEAATRIREEVDADANIILGATFDESLDGIIRVSVVATGIDREAGAEDASYQMAAPVISSKPKAEPAPAPAKPQTSLDEAAKKAVASLERELALPNTASVTAASDPDVEIKPFRPAPDMLSDKTPTVDLDEEAPVAAAADEPVNKPYIPPVAEQHSPSPRMPRVEDFPPIAQREIQARQVAAAPTAAKPAAAEHPAPASAPAPREMHHDEYDEERRPMGLLRRLASGLGRRDEHEDDEGYHEHHAEPQVQQPAPVAAARPAAPRAPAPRQSSEGASGQLDATGRAAPKPMSATDDEQLEIPAFLRRQSN, encoded by the coding sequence ATGACCATCAACCTGAAGATGCCCGACATTCAGGAGCTGAAGCCGAGAATTACGGTCTTCGGCGTAGGCGGCGCGGGCGGAAACGCCGTCAATAACATGATCACTGCCGGCCTCCAGGGTTGCGACTTCGTCGTGGCCAACACGGATGCCCAGGCGCTTGCCATGAACCATTCCGAACGGCTCGTCCAGATGGGCGTCGCGGTCACGGAGGGTCTTGGTGCCGGTTCTCAGCCCGAAGTGGGCAGTGCGGCGGCCGAGGAAGTGATCGACGAGATCAACGACCACCTGAGCGGTTCGCACATGGTGTTCATCACTGCCGGCATGGGCGGCGGAACCGGAACGGGGGCCGCACCGGTCATCGCCCGGGCCGCCCGCGAGCAGGGTATACTGACGGTAGGTGTGGTCACCAAACCGTTCCAGTTCGAAGGTGCCCGACGGATGCGCATTGCGGATTCCGGCATCGAAGACCTGCAGAAAAACGTCGATACGCTGATCGTCATTCCGAACCAGAACCTGTTCCGGATCGCAAATGCGCAGACGACCTTCGCCGACGCCTTCGCGATGGCCGATCAGGTGCTCTACTCCGGTGTTGCCTGCATCACCGACCTGATGGTCAAGGAAGGCCTGATCAACCTGGACTTCGCCGATGTCCGCTCCGTCATGCGCGGCATGGGCAAGGCGATGATGGGGACGGGCGAAGCCAGCGGCGAAAAACGCGCCCAGCAGGCAGCCGAGGCGGCGATCGCCAATCCGCTGCTCGACGAATCTTCGATGAAGGGGGCCAGAGGCCTTCTGATTTCCATCACCGGCGGCAACGATCTGACGCTGTTCGAGGTGGATGAAGCGGCAACCCGTATCCGCGAAGAAGTGGATGCGGACGCCAACATCATCCTCGGGGCGACCTTCGATGAAAGCCTTGACGGCATTATCCGGGTTTCCGTCGTCGCAACCGGGATCGACCGGGAAGCGGGCGCGGAAGATGCTTCCTACCAGATGGCTGCTCCGGTCATTTCGAGTAAGCCGAAGGCGGAACCGGCGCCGGCTCCCGCAAAGCCGCAGACTTCGCTGGACGAAGCGGCCAAGAAGGCGGTTGCCAGCCTTGAGCGCGAACTTGCGCTGCCGAACACTGCCAGTGTGACCGCCGCGTCCGATCCGGACGTGGAAATCAAGCCGTTCCGTCCGGCTCCGGACATGCTCAGCGACAAGACGCCGACTGTCGACCTGGATGAGGAAGCACCGGTTGCCGCTGCAGCGGATGAACCGGTCAACAAGCCGTATATTCCGCCGGTTGCCGAACAGCACAGCCCGTCGCCGCGCATGCCGCGGGTCGAGGACTTTCCGCCGATCGCACAGCGGGAAATCCAGGCCAGACAGGTTGCGGCAGCGCCGACCGCTGCAAAGCCGGCGGCCGCGGAACATCCTGCTCCTGCTTCCGCTCCTGCACCGCGTGAGATGCATCACGACGAGTATGATGAGGAACGCCGTCCAATGGGCCTGCTGCGCCGTCTGGCCAGCGGTCTGGGTCGCCGGGATGAGCATGAGGACGATGAGGGCTATCACGAGCATCATGCGGAACCGCAGGTTCAGCAGCCCGCTCCGGTCGCCGCCGCACGTCCGGCTGCTCCGAGGGCTCCCGCGCCGCGTCAGAGTTCGGAAGGTGCTTCCGGCCAGCTCGACGCAACCGGACGGGCGGCGCCGAAGCCGATGTCTGCAACGGATGACGAACAGCTGGAAATCCCGGCCTTCCTGCGCAGACAGTCGAACTGA
- the lpxC gene encoding UDP-3-O-acyl-N-acetylglucosamine deacetylase: protein MTNHIDRQTTLADQVTLTGIGVHSGKPASITLLPADAGTGIVFQRSDKDDAAEMPALWNRVTQTSLQTVLGDPSDNGMSTVEHLMAALSGMGIDNLIVEIDGPEMPIMDGSSAAFVDVIDQVGVKYLDRGRRYLKIRKAVRVDNGSAWCELKPHDGTRFEITIDFDTPLIGRQTFASDLTPQVFREDLSRARTFGYVKDVEKLWKMGFALGSSLENSVAIAEDKVLNPEGTRWPDEFARHKALDAVGDLSLAGLPILGLYRSYKGGHKMNNAILAKLFEDKSAYEIVEAPAFREIGHAENAGLAAAAFGPDVS from the coding sequence ATGACAAACCACATTGATCGCCAGACAACTCTTGCAGATCAGGTAACGCTTACCGGCATTGGTGTTCATTCCGGAAAACCGGCAAGTATCACGCTCCTTCCCGCGGATGCGGGCACCGGTATCGTGTTTCAGCGCTCGGACAAGGATGACGCGGCAGAAATGCCGGCGCTCTGGAACCGGGTGACCCAGACCTCCCTGCAGACCGTGCTCGGCGATCCGTCCGACAACGGCATGTCGACCGTCGAACATCTTATGGCGGCGCTGTCCGGCATGGGGATCGATAATCTGATCGTCGAGATCGACGGTCCGGAAATGCCGATCATGGACGGCTCGAGCGCCGCGTTCGTGGACGTTATCGACCAGGTCGGCGTGAAATATCTGGATCGCGGCCGCCGCTACCTGAAAATCAGGAAGGCGGTGCGGGTCGACAATGGCAGTGCATGGTGTGAACTCAAGCCCCATGACGGCACGCGCTTCGAAATCACCATTGATTTCGACACCCCGCTGATCGGCCGTCAGACGTTTGCTTCCGACCTGACGCCGCAGGTGTTCCGTGAAGACCTGTCCCGTGCGCGCACCTTCGGTTACGTGAAGGACGTCGAGAAGCTCTGGAAGATGGGCTTTGCTCTTGGATCGTCCCTTGAGAATTCGGTGGCGATTGCCGAGGACAAGGTGCTCAATCCGGAAGGAACCCGCTGGCCGGACGAATTTGCCCGTCACAAGGCACTGGACGCGGTCGGTGACCTGTCGCTTGCCGGTCTGCCGATCCTCGGCCTCTACCGCTCCTACAAGGGCGGGCACAAGATGAACAACGCGATTCTTGCCAAGCTGTTCGAAGACAAGAGCGCTTACGAGATCGTCGAAGCGCCCGCGTTCCGCGAAATCGGACATGCTGAAAACGCCGGGCTTGCAGCCGCTGCGTTCGGTCCGGACGTCTCCTGA